Proteins from a genomic interval of Pseudomonas sp. RC10:
- a CDS encoding lysozyme inhibitor LprI family protein: MRYMMIAVGMFMALGIGCSAQAEDCDSTQASMNQCASKQYKALDDELNAQYKAQMAYVKTSASRKALQEAQKKWLAFRDADCLYQVGKREDGGSMWPMSQLMCLSDQTKVRVEQLKAFNACRQEGCPR, from the coding sequence ATGCGCTACATGATGATAGCGGTGGGCATGTTCATGGCCCTGGGGATTGGCTGCTCGGCACAGGCCGAGGATTGCGATTCGACACAGGCGTCGATGAATCAATGCGCCAGCAAGCAATACAAGGCGCTGGACGATGAACTGAACGCGCAGTACAAGGCGCAGATGGCCTACGTGAAGACGTCGGCCAGCAGGAAAGCGCTGCAAGAGGCGCAGAAGAAATGGCTCGCGTTTCGTGATGCCGACTGTCTGTACCAGGTGGGCAAGCGTGAAGACGGCGGCAGCATGTGGCCGATGTCGCAGCTGATGTGCCTCTCGGACCAGACCAAGGTGCGGGTCGAACAATTGAAGGCCTTCAATGCGTGCCGGCAGGAAGGCTGCCCAAGGTGA